The Caulobacter vibrioides sequence GTGCCCGCGTCAGCCTGCTGGAAGCGCTCGAATAGCCGGCCTTGCGCCTCGAGAGGTACGCCCACGCCGGTGTCGATGACGTCGAACACCAGCTGCGGCGCCTCGTCGGTGATCAGGCGCCGGGCGCGCACGGTCACCGAGCCCTTCAAGGTGAATTTCACCGCGTTGCCGACAAGGTTGAACAACGCTTGCCGGACCCGGGTGGGATCGGTCTGGATCCACCCCAGGTCTTCGGGGAGGTCCAGCTCCAGACGCAGTCCCTTGTGCGAGGCCTGGGCGGCCAGGAGCCGGGCAACGCCGCGCACCAGCTCGCGCGGGTCGACCGGCTCGCGGTTGAGGTCAAGGCGGCCGGCTTCGATCCGCGAAATGTCGATGACGTCATCGAGCAGGGTCGAGAGCATCTGGCCCGCGGCCAGCGCTTCGCTCAGGAGATCGGCGCTGTCGCCGGGCGGCAGTTCGCGCTTCAGGACATGCATCACACCCAGCACCCCGTTCATGGGCGTGCGGATCTCGTGGCTCATATTGGCCAGGAACTGGGCCTTGGCGTCGTTGGCGGCCTGGGCGACGCGTTCAGCCGCGATCAGGGCCAACTCGGCCTTCTTCTTCTCGTCGATATCGAGGATCAGACCCACCGCCTTGCGCGCCTTACCCTGACCGTCGCGATGGACCTCGTGGAAAATCCGCACCCACCGCGCCTCGCCCTCAGGCGAGAGCAGGCGGACCTCATGCTCTTGGGGCGTGCGGCGACCCTCGCGCCGCCAGGCGGCCGCAGTTTCGTAGAGCTGGGTCAGGTCCTCCGGATGCACCATCGGCCAGATCCCCTCGCGGACGTTCTGGTACTCGACCCGACGACCCATCATTCGGTGGAACTCCGGGGATCCCCAGAAGGTCTGCCGTTCGTGGTCGATCTCGTAGACCCCGGCCCGCGCGGCCCCCAGGGCCACCTTCAGCCGCCGCGCGTTGCTGCGAGCTTCGCGTCGCGCCCCGGTGAGGGCGGTGATCTCGTCCATGTAGGTGATGACGCCGACGATCTCTCCGGCGACGTCGCGCCAGGGCCGGGCCTCCCAGCGGAACGCGTGCTCGACGCCTTCGGCGTCACAGAGGCGGTCTTCTCGTCGGGTCACGACCTCGCCTGAGAGCGCCCGCGTCACCCGGGCCACGAACCGACGGCGCCCGCCATGAGTGAGTTCGGTCAGGGTCTTGCCGATGACCTGATCCTCGGTCGACCGAAAGACCTCCAGGAACCGCGGGCTGACCATCCTCAGCCGCATGTCCAGATCGTAGACCGCCACGGCGAACGGAGCGTCCTCGATCAGGCGCCGCGCGCGGCGCTCGCTCCAGATCGCCTTGTCACGGCTCCGGGCCACGTCCGTGATGTTCTGCGAAACGCCCTTCAGCGCGAACAGCGATCCGGGCCTGGCCTCGGCGCGGTAGGTGGCGCGCAAGGTGAACCAGCGGCCGTCATTGGCCCGCAGCCGATACTCCAGCGAACCGCCTTCGCCGGTGCGCACCGCCCGCGCGAACGCCGCCTGGACTGTTGCGCGCTGGTCTTCGGGCAGACGGGCGAGGAAGAGGTCGGTGGTGGCGACGTCTTGCGGCGATACGCCCATCAGGGCCAGGGCGTCAGGCGCCCAATCGATGCGCCCGGTCTCAGGCTCATAGTTCCAGACGCCGATTCCAGCTTCCTCGGCCAACAAGGCCTGGGTGCGCCGGGCTGCTTCCAGTTCGAGCCGCGCCTCCACCTCAGCGGAGATGTCGTGCATGACGCCGACCAGCTCGCCATTGGGCCCCAGGCGCGAGCGGCCCTGCAGCCAGATCCAGCGGCCATCCTTGCAACGGATTTTCAGTTCATTGATCGCCGAACCCGTCTGGCGAAGCCGCCGACCGGTGTCGATCAGTTCGGCCTGGCTGTCGGGATGAACGAACTTGATCGTGGGCTGGCCCACAAGCTCGTCCTGGGCCCAGCCGGTCAGCTGCGACCAGGCGTCGTTGACGCTGATGAACCTGCCTTCGGCGGACACCACGGTGAAGAGGTCGCTGGCGTTGTCGAAAAACCAGCGTGCGGCCTCGACCTCGCCAAAGGACGAGGTGGGGGCGGGCACGGGGGTCGACGCCTTGGACATCCGATCTCCAAAAAGTTGGGCGGATGTTGGGGCGCAACCGTAAACTTATAGTTCGCGCGGCGTAGCAATGTTCGCCGAATGCAACCGACCGCCTGGGCTCAGACCTCGGCCCATTGCCGCAGCAGGTTGTGATAGACGCCGGTGAGCGACAGGATCGCCTCGTCGTCTCGTTCCACCTTGCGCGACAGGCGCTGGATGGCGACGTCCATGTCCAGCAGCAGAGAGCGCTTGGCGTCGTCGCGGATCAGGCTCTGGATCCAGAAGAAGCTGGCCGTACGCCGGCCGCGCGTCACGGTCGTGACGTGATGCAGGCTGGTGCTGGGGTAGAGGATGGCGTCGCCCGCGGCCAGCTTGACGACGTGGTCGCCATAGAGGTCATTCACCACCAGTTCGCCGCCGTCATAGTCCTCGGGATCGGTCAGGAAGAGGGTGCAGGACAGGTCGGTGCGCAGGCGCTGGCCCGTCACGGGATCACGCCGGATGGCGTTGTCGACGTGGTCTCGGAAACCCATGCCTTCGCCATAGCGGTTGAACATCGGTGACAGGATGGTCTGGGGCAGGGCGGCGGAGACGAACAGCGGGTTGGCCTCCAGGGCCTGGACGATCATCGCCCCGACCTGGCGGGCCTCGGCGCTGTCCTGCGGCAACTGTTCGTTGTTCTTGGCCATGGCGGCCTGGAAGCCTGAGGTGACGTTGCCGTCGACCCAGGGGCCCGCATCGAGGATCGCGCGGCACTCGGCCACCTGCGCCTTGGTCAGCACCTCGGGAATCTGCAGCATCATGACGGGTGTCCTATTTGCGAGCCATTCCTAGATGGCCAGGCCGATCACGCCCTTGATCCGGATCAGATCATCGCCGGCCCTCAAAGGAAAAACGCCCCGACCGACGAAAGCCGGACGGGGCGCTGGCGTGAAGTCCTTCGAGGGGAGGTCAGTACTTCACATTGACGGTCAAGGTCGCCTGGCGGCCTGGCGCGGGATCGGCGTGGTGCACGCCGTTGGTGCGCAGGATGTAGCGCTCGTCCGTCAGGTTCTGGACGTTGAGCTGCAGGGCGACCGTCTTGCTGAGCGACCAGGACGCGAAGGCGTCGTAGCGGGTGTAGGACGGGGCGAAGACCTTGTTGGTCCCGCCGCCGGCGCCGCCCTGATTGCCGCCGAAGCTCTTGGAGACGTAGTAGGCGCCGCCGCCCACCGACACCTGCGGCGTCACCCGGTAGGTCGAGAAGAGGCTGACGGTGTGGTTGGGCGTGTTGGCCAGCGGATCGCCGATGTTGACGCTGGTATAGGGGCCCCGGACCAACTCGCTGTCCATATAGGTGTAGCCGCCGAAGACCTGCCAGGCGCGGGTGACCGACCCCGACACGCCCAGTTCGACGCCCTGCACGCGAACCTCGCCCGCCTGTTCGGTCTGGGTCGCGCTGACGGCGATCACGGCGTTCTTACGCTCGGTGCGGAAGACCGCGCCCGAAAGCGCCAGCTTGTCGTCAAACACGTTCCACTTGGCCCCGGCTTCAAGGCTGGTGGTGTCTT is a genomic window containing:
- a CDS encoding Fe2+-dependent dioxygenase, which encodes MMLQIPEVLTKAQVAECRAILDAGPWVDGNVTSGFQAAMAKNNEQLPQDSAEARQVGAMIVQALEANPLFVSAALPQTILSPMFNRYGEGMGFRDHVDNAIRRDPVTGQRLRTDLSCTLFLTDPEDYDGGELVVNDLYGDHVVKLAAGDAILYPSTSLHHVTTVTRGRRTASFFWIQSLIRDDAKRSLLLDMDVAIQRLSRKVERDDEAILSLTGVYHNLLRQWAEV
- a CDS encoding PAS domain-containing hybrid sensor histidine kinase/response regulator; this encodes MSKASTPVPAPTSSFGEVEAARWFFDNASDLFTVVSAEGRFISVNDAWSQLTGWAQDELVGQPTIKFVHPDSQAELIDTGRRLRQTGSAINELKIRCKDGRWIWLQGRSRLGPNGELVGVMHDISAEVEARLELEAARRTQALLAEEAGIGVWNYEPETGRIDWAPDALALMGVSPQDVATTDLFLARLPEDQRATVQAAFARAVRTGEGGSLEYRLRANDGRWFTLRATYRAEARPGSLFALKGVSQNITDVARSRDKAIWSERRARRLIEDAPFAVAVYDLDMRLRMVSPRFLEVFRSTEDQVIGKTLTELTHGGRRRFVARVTRALSGEVVTRREDRLCDAEGVEHAFRWEARPWRDVAGEIVGVITYMDEITALTGARREARSNARRLKVALGAARAGVYEIDHERQTFWGSPEFHRMMGRRVEYQNVREGIWPMVHPEDLTQLYETAAAWRREGRRTPQEHEVRLLSPEGEARWVRIFHEVHRDGQGKARKAVGLILDIDEKKKAELALIAAERVAQAANDAKAQFLANMSHEIRTPMNGVLGVMHVLKRELPPGDSADLLSEALAAGQMLSTLLDDVIDISRIEAGRLDLNREPVDPRELVRGVARLLAAQASHKGLRLELDLPEDLGWIQTDPTRVRQALFNLVGNAVKFTLKGSVTVRARRLITDEAPQLVFDVIDTGVGVPLEAQGRLFERFQQADAGTTRRFGGSGLGLAITRKLARMLGGEVAFRSTPGEGSTFSLSIAAPPADPPSAQVNEISALLTDLKILVVEDNRTNQLVARRILEQLGAAVSVADDGAAGVAAAAGGGFDLVLMDVQMPGMDGLEASRQIRALPGSAGRAPIIALTANVMAHQRAAYRAAGMDGVVAKPISPTALVTEIVRLSNREPDNRCAVA